A section of the Jaculus jaculus isolate mJacJac1 chromosome 6, mJacJac1.mat.Y.cur, whole genome shotgun sequence genome encodes:
- the Faxdc2 gene encoding fatty acid hydroxylase domain-containing protein 2, producing MTGDYEREPPNGKCKQEGHIWGSMRRTALILGSGLLLSVAFWNSVTWHLQKFWGASGYFWQAQWERLLSTFEGREWILFFIGAALVPVLFFWGFNGLLLVVDMTGRPNFIARYRIQQGKNEPVDSGKLRQAIHTVLFNQSFISLPMIVFLYPFFKWCGDPCRRELPTFHWFLLELALFTLTEEVLFYYSHRLLHHPAFYKKIHKKHHEWTAPIGVVSLYAHPIEHVASNMLPAMAGPLAMGSHLSSITVWFSLALIVTTISHCGYHLPFLPSPESHDYHHLKFNQCYGVLGVLDHLHGTDALFKQTKAYERHILLLGFTPLSKSIPDPQKME from the exons ATGACAGGAGACTATGAGAGGGAGCCACCCAATGGGAAGTGCAAGCAG GAGGGGCACATCTGGGGTTCCATGCGGAGGACAGCTCTCATCCTGGGCTCTGGGCTCCTGCTATCGGTGGCCTTCTGGAACTCTGTCACATG GCATCTTCAGAAATTTTGGGGTGCTTCCGGATACTTTTGGCAGGCCCAGTGGGAGAGGCTGCTGTCTACATTTGAAGGCAGAGAGTGGATCCTCTTCTTCATAG GTGCGGCTCTCGTGCCTGTGCTGTTCTTCTGGGGTTTCAATGGGCTTCTGCTGGTGGTGGACATGACTGGAAGACCCAACTTCATTGCCCGTTACCGTATTCAGCAGGGCAAGAACGAGCCG GTGGACTCTGGGAAACTCCGCCAGGCTATCCATACTGTTCTCTTCAACCAGTCCTTCATCTCGCTCCCCATGATAGTCTTCCTCTACCCCTTCTTCAAGTGGTGCGGAGACCCCTGTCGCCGAGAGCTACCTACCTTCCACTGGTTCCTCCTGGAGCTGGCCCTCTTCACCCTGACGGAAGAAGTCTTGTTCTACTACTCGCACCG GCTCCTCCACCATCCAGCATTCTATAAGAAAATTCACAAGAAACACCACGAGTGGACAGCCCCCATTGGTGTGGTCTCCCTCTATGCACACCCTATAGAACATGTG GCCTCGAACATGCTGCCAGCCATGGCCGGTCCCTTAGCCATGGGCTCCCACCTGTCCTCCATCACGGTGTGGTTCTCCTTGGCTCTCATCGTCACCACCATTTCCCACTGTGGCTACCACCTGCCCTTCCTGCCTTCCCCCGAGTCCCACGACTACCACCATCTCAA GTTCAACCAGTGTTACGGGGTGCTAGGGGTGCTGGACCACCTACATGGGACGGATGCCCTATTTAAGCAGACCAAGGCCTACGAGAGACACATCCTTCTGCTGGGATTCACCCCACTCTCTAAGAGCATCCCTGATCCCCAAAAGATGGAGTAA